In Gossypium hirsutum isolate 1008001.06 chromosome A10, Gossypium_hirsutum_v2.1, whole genome shotgun sequence, the DNA window tttagcctataaataggctcttttacaacattagaaaatacaccccattagagattagaactcattcagagaattttttgtttacattttgagggttcttagttttcaggtttagtttttatctccatctcttgtactcttcgttcttttgtcattatagtataattatctttgcccgtggttttttatcctctttgaaggagtttttccacattaaatttgtatgttcaatttctcaatttcttctgctaattttacttgtttgttgtttAATTAGGTCGATCCCCAATAGGTTCGCAAGTATGGTTTGCAAGTATGTATTTGCCAAGCTCGAGTACGCACATATAAGATTGTATATGTTAAGTCACTCAATTATCAACCCTCGGCTCCTTGATCTAGATTGGGTACCAACAACCCTCTACAATACCCTTAACATAGCTTGAGACAGTACGTCGTCCCCTATAGTCTAAATTTGTGGCTTAGTCTCTACTATAGGTGTCTCTATCGACTCACTCATCTCTAAGTTGGGCATGCGgcttcaaaattgaaaaaaaaattaaaaagttatcaaaaataaaagagttaatattTAGTATAGTGGCATTTGAAAATTCTAATTTATTACATATCtcattatatatattagtttttttacTACACCCTACATAGTTATGATTTTAACTCAGCTTGTGaagcttttaaatttttagaatagTGAATcaggtatttctttttaaaatttaaaagttttaacaaaattttaaaagataaatttttaaaaaaaaactcaaaaataaaaacattaagaatagaaaatttcgaaaaaaaagagtaaaaaaattatatgaaaaaaagtTAAATGACATTAAGAATTTATATATGATAAGAATAACTACATTCAAGGTTAATATGCCAAATGGTACTTGGTATAAAAGTtctacttatatatttttttgttagtACCTAAGTTTAACACtattaagtttaaaaattttacacaATCAGCACTTGACAAGtgctttttttcaaatttttttaagggggttAACTTTGATAGTGTTTAAAGAAATAGCACATTGAAGTTTTCATGCCAAACTCAGGTACATTAACCCTTACTTCAGGAATTAAAACACAAGGACCGGGCGAATGAGACATAAGCGGAATAAGGGACGTGGCGAGATTGGATTGTATTGAATAAAATTGATAAACTGTTCACTTAATTGATTAGAAAATACTTTGCAGAGGAAGTTGACGAATAAGTAAAGAGCCTCAAAAATCCTTCGAGTATTGTGAGTTACCCAATCTTCCCCTCCTGCAATTAACCAAGCGAAAACCCCTTTTATCCACCATCATGAATCCTCCTAAACCCGTCTTTTTTACCAAAGTCCAACGCCAACACCTTTCGCTCCAGCGCCGCCTCGAAGACCTCCGCCGTTCTAATGACACCGCCAACAATACCTCTTATTCCCATTCTGCTAAGCCCTCCTCCGACTCCTACGACCGCCGCGACCTCGAACGGCAGCGGGAGAGGGATCGCGAATCCGACCGGAGGAACCGTGAACGTGAGAGGGAGGAGGAAGCCAAGGCTCGAGAGCGGGCGCGGTTGGATAAGCTAGCTGAGAGGGAAAGGGAAAAGGAATTGGATAAGCTAGCTGCAATTAAGAAGCAGTACCTCGGATCCAAAAAGCCTAAAAAGAGGGTTATTAAACCTAGCGAGAAATTTAGGTTTTCTCTCGATTGGGAGAACACCGAAGATACTTCCGGAGACATGAATTCTTTGTACAGAAACCCTCACGAAGCACTGCTTTTGTTTGACCGAGGGTTTAGGGCTGGAATGGATCGCAGGGACCAGAAAAAGCTGGCCGccaaaaatgaggagatgagagAAGAGATTAGAAAAAAAGAAGGGGTTGAAGAGAAGCCGGAGGAAGCCGTGGTGCAGAGGTTAAAAGAAGCTGCAGCTAATACTTACGATACATTCGATATGAGAGTTGATAAGCATTGGTCTGAAAAGAAGCTTGAAGAAATGACTGAACGTGACTGGAGGTTTTTTAGGGAAGATTTCAACACTTCCCATGAAGGGTCGAAGATTCCACGGCCAATGAGGAGTTGGAGTGAGAGTAAATTGAGTTCCGAGTTGTTGAAAGCTGTGGAGAGTGTAGGGTATAAGAAGCCTTCCCCGTTACAGATGGCTGCGATTCTTCTAGGATTGCAGCAAAGGGATGTGATTGGGATCGCCGAGACAGGATTCGGTAAGACTGCTGCTTTTGTTTGGCCAATGCTTTCTTATATTTCTAGATTACCTCCTAGTGAAGAGAATGAAGCTGAGGGGCCATACACTGTTGTTATGGCCCCAACTCGTGAACTTGCTCAACAAATTGAAGATGAAACTATGAAGTTTGCGCATTATTTGGGTATTAAGGTCGTTCCTATTGTTGGTGATCAGTCAATAGAGGAACAACGGTTTAGGATTAGACAAGGGTGTGAGGTTGTTATTGCTATGCCTGGTCGGTTGCTGGATTGTTTAGAGAGGCGGTATGCTGTCTTCAATCAGTGCAATTATGTGGTTCTTGATGAGGCTGATAGGATGATAGATTCGGGTTTTGAGCCCCAAGTTGTGGGTGTATTGGATGCTACGCCATCTAGTAATTTGAAACCAGAGAATGAAGATGAGGAGCTAGATGAAAAAAGGATATATAGGACTAGTTATATGTTTAGTGCTGCAATGCCTCCAGCTGTGGAGCGGCTAGCTAGGAAGCATTTGAGGAATCCTGTTGTGGTCACTATTGGTACTGCTGGAAAGGCTACTGATTTAATTTCTAAACATGTGATAATGATGAAGGAATCAGAGAAGTTTCCAAGATTGCAGAAATTGCTTGATGATCTTGGGGACAAGACAGCAATCGTGTTTGTCAATACTAAGAAGAATGCTGATACTATTTCTAAGAATCTGGATAAGGCTGGTTATAAGGTAACAACTTTGCATGGTGGAAGATCGCAGGAGCAGAAGGAAATTAGCCTTGACGGTTTTAGGGCCAAGAGATTCAATGTTCTTGTTGCTACAGATGTTGCAGGGCGTGAGATTGATATTCCTGATGTGGCTAACGTCATTAACTATGATATGCCGAATAGTATTGAAATGTACACACATTGTATTAGAAGAACAGGACGTGCAGGCAAAACTGGTCTGGCCACAACATTTTTGACTCTCCATGACACTGATGTCTTCTTTGATCATAAGCAGATGCTTGTTCAAAGTGGCAGCCCTGTCCCTCCTGAGCTGGCAAAGCATGAAGCTTCTAAGTTTAAACCAGGAACAATTCCTGATAGACCTCCTAGGCGCAATGACACTGTTTTTGCTCACTGAGAGTTTTTATTGACATGTGAAAATTCAAGCCCCCAATTTGCTTAGCTGTAGTATGGTATTGTAGTTGCCAATATATTGATCATTGCTGCTCACAAGTAATTGCACTGGCATTCCAATTGTAAAATTTGAACTTGGTATTTGTCAACTTTACTTTAAAGTGCTGCAGCAGTACTTGGTAATAGGAAGATGTTGaactttttgaaatatttttcatttGAGGTTActgatttctattttatttctttaggaTAGTAACATTTGTAGAAGCTATAATGTAGGGTTGCTTGTTTCACTGTTTCATGTTTGCTAACATTTAATTTTATGttccaaaggaaaaaaaataaaaaataaaaaaactacgtGATCCAAGCATGCAGGACTGAAGAAGGGAAGAAGAAATATCTCCGTTATATATGCTTATTATAGGTAGATGTGCATGAAAGGCATTATAAGTGTTTTGAATGACAATTTGAATTGACTATCCCTCATTGCATGCTTGTGACATATTAAGTAGAGCATGAGAAAGTTACTGCCTTTGTAGCAGTCAGGTATTCACCAATAGATTGAATGTAACTTATATGGGTAAGACATTAGGGGTAGGATATTTTGTGAATGTAAGAATGATTATATTGGCTTGGAACAGAAGCCTTTACTTCGTGATAGAATATTTAGTATTTAAGAACTTTCTTGCAACGTTGGTGGTTTTCAAGTTACAAGGTTTCCTGGAAAGATGTACTAGGTGATATAGTTCAGAGTAGCAAAATTACAAACCTAGAGTGTTCTGGGAACAAAAGGCTGTGTTCTAGGAGTTGCTTTTGTTCAAGGTTTTTTGTCTAATTCTTCTTGATTATTGTACTGAATCGCGTGTTTTGAGAttaacttttcatttttcataccAAATATTGGCTGAATCCTTGTGTTttgagattatatatatatatatattaaaattttgaagatttttacaGCCAAAAATTGTGTCGTTAAATTTCTTCAATAACTTTTTGAAAAGTCTTACACCTTAATTTGGAAAACAATGAGCCTGTGTAATTTTTTttagcataataataataataataacgatgatcaattaaatgatattttactCAAATATTTCAACCATTTAAATCGAATTAAAACTACAATTTTTCTATCAAAAAACTAAGATGCATAAAGTCTAAATGAAGataatttaaaactaaaaccTAATATTCATAGAGTAAAAAACAAAATCTGATTCAAGCTTCTAATAAAAtccaaaaacttgaaaaaaaatcaagttataaAGTTTTTTCCTCAAAATGAACTGCTTTatgaaaataaatagtaaaaagaTTCGAAATtgtaatgaaatgaaaatttgtgAGTAATATTAATCTGAAGGAAATATTAGTAATACAATAGGAAAAGAATAGTCTCAAATTAACATAGAAGAAACACagttaattaaacatgaaatgaaATATAATGTAAAAGTAAAGATGAAATTTAATAGTGAGTATATTAACAgtcaagtttaattaaaataatataaaatattattatttagtgctccttcaaaaatattattatatagtgTTATCAATGGCAAAATGAGGGGCTAGTAGGGCTCGACccccataaaataaaataaaaattctatatggatccttcaaaatttttaaaattttaaattagtaaaaataaaattatactttagtcccctttaaaaatataaaaagttgatttaatcttttaaaaattttaaagatatggTCTCTTAAAAATGGTAGAATTGTATTTTTtctatcgtaaaaattaaaatttaatttcggcccctaAAAAGATTTTTGGTTTTGCTCGTGGATGttaatgaatttaaaatgatAATCAAACAAGATCAATTAAGCTAAATAGATATAATTTAGtaatatttattagaaaaattaattGCATGATTgctaataaaatgaaaatgaaaataaaaaataaaggaaaaaatattaaaaattgtaaaataaaaaaaatgtattttatagATAGTGTCTATATTaaaaagtaatttaatatttacaaattattatATGGTGTAActagatttgaaaattttttgagtgtaattataattaaattttgtaaaaaattataataactataataatatttattatgaaaaacTAACTAAATGAttgctaaaaaaaatcaaaaaaccaaaatattacaaaaatataaaacaaagaactaatttttctaaataattgtAACAATAAAAAGACATCTGATAGATAATAAAAATtacttcataaaaaaatattattacttaaataataggaaaaaatATTGCATAGTAATGCttagcttaaataaaaaattatatataaaaaaaacatgaaacttaatacacaaatcaaaacTATCAAAATATTGTTTAGAAAAACTACTAACATATTAAATATAGCTCACAAAATTAGATATTATTCTATTTGTGgtactaattaaattaaaggaaaaacattaaaaaaaattggtgtaACTAAAATAGTGACTATAAAAGGATTTCTCTTTTCACTTTGATCCtaaaagagaaaattagaaaACTACAAAAACTTCCTCACTTTGATCCTAGAAAACAAAACAAGTtagaaaaacataaaatttggaGAATCTGTGCATTGATAGGAAAATGAGAATAATCTTATACACAAATGTTAACACCTAAATTCATTAAACAAGTTTaatgaggattaaattgaatagattacAAAGTAACTagctaatttaataaaaaaagtgaaaaatgggtgtttaataagaataataaatcaagaaattgaaattttcatttgGGTTTAACGGaagtaataaaattttataataatttaaaatataattataatcctacaaaaataaaaatataaagggaaaaaaaagtcgATTTTGATTCAGTTTATTCCATAAGACTCCCTTAGtagttattttatatattatatgaatataaatataataatagataaaGAGTCTGCCTCTCTGGCACGAAACTCGTCTGCCTCTCTAGTACgaaattagttttttatttttcgtCTGTTTTAAGCCAGTCTTGACGGTGGCTACCTGCCAGAATTCTTCTCTCACCCGTCAGAGCAACACGCATAAAGGGGATCTCAGTCAAGACCTGCAATCATGGAAATAGAATTCGCTGAATTAACACTTGATGAAGAAGGAGAAGCAATTTTACAAGTACAAATTGAGCCGAGTTTGGAAAGGGAAGAACGAAATTTTCCTCTAGTGGGCTATTTTTTAACAGCAAGTATTATTCACTTTCCagcaataaaaatgtaacaccccttacccgtatccaaggccggaacagagtacgaggcattaccagacttaacaatacataTAGacaaaaaccgggccataaaatttcatttaattcataacttttcgaacacatgcataacaaacaaagctaactatatcatcacatcaaaacataggacattgcacgattaattaaacttataaaccataatggataaggaccacatctcatgattttatacgataactcaatgcagattgatacgtatggtcaaaatcatagtaaaaataaatatcacaaaccaacttcctatacatgccactcacttgatatttctaatatttgaattaattttctcaaaaatgatagtttgatagtgtgattttgcctctgacgatctccaaccccgagccgacctgccaatactaaaaaaatggagaggatgggtaagctttacgcttagtaagttcatatgaaaataataagcaattattaccatgcttttcaagataaaacactataattgtacaattacacatattcaggacacGCTGTTTTCTGAAGTCCtggtgttaaaaaaaatcatatctcaagttacaaaactcaaaatcaaattccataaattttatatgaaactagactcatatgtctacttactaatttttttctagaatttttggtcaggccatttagtacagtttattatttaaagtctcccctatttcagggtatgactactctgaccctgtgcactacgaaccaaatttctccctttACAGGATTCCAACAACCATTCCGtttttttcccttaaaattagattcaataaggaatccatgcatgtaaggtatgactctcaataatttttttacaatttacggtgaatttctaaagtcagaacaggggatctcgaattcattcagaccctatttcacaagaattcaaatatcacacaatatagaattcttttgctttttctatttctttcatgtgaaaatagactcattaatatttatttccatattttttttaaaatttaattcaacttacacaatttttggtgaattttcaaactcatgcactgctgctgtctaatactattttactactaaagttcacttttacacaatttcacttaatccattccattttaccgaggttcgctcaaatattgagcatattgctcataaattcaaataaaaatatacttgtacttgttcatcacataatcactttcacatgtattttcatttaatcgatttccagttgaactcatcggaataataacagatacacaattgcctgcacattttcccatttccacacttgtagctgaagctatctgtacgcatagtagcctgcacttagtactacacatgcaaccaacagtctggtacacgtaggagcctgcacttagtactacacacgtgatcacagttttcgagtacgcatagtagcctgcacttagtactccacatgcgacctcacaatagatcattcgtatcgtttttattccgaaggttcaatcgggaaattcctcatttttcaacattttactaaattgtccgtaatcaatttaaatttataatttacatcaaataaccatttgataggcagccacatttcatatgatatcaaaatataataaaataaaaagaatcgatagattatttatgtacgaatttactcgaagtgtcgatctcactatccatagtaccaattgtccattcatagtataataagacagaactcaaatatcaaatcagcttttaagaatttacataacatatatcacatatttcatatatcacttgtcatgtatcttcattttcttgcatttcatgtaacattctttcatgtcatatttccacatcataaacaccattccattaactttttcaatatattaaatcataaaatatatgcaataatagtaagaaatataattcaaacataacattgcattattattatcatacgaacttacctcgatccagaaacagcaatttaccattttagtccataaccttgtattttcccgatttaagcccgaatctcgatttccttcatctataatatcacatttagcctaataattagtcacactatccatacgggtccaaaaatcatattttaaaaatttt includes these proteins:
- the LOC107903793 gene encoding DEAD-box ATP-dependent RNA helicase 21 — protein: MNPPKPVFFTKVQRQHLSLQRRLEDLRRSNDTANNTSYSHSAKPSSDSYDRRDLERQRERDRESDRRNREREREEEAKARERARLDKLAEREREKELDKLAAIKKQYLGSKKPKKRVIKPSEKFRFSLDWENTEDTSGDMNSLYRNPHEALLLFDRGFRAGMDRRDQKKLAAKNEEMREEIRKKEGVEEKPEEAVVQRLKEAAANTYDTFDMRVDKHWSEKKLEEMTERDWRFFREDFNTSHEGSKIPRPMRSWSESKLSSELLKAVESVGYKKPSPLQMAAILLGLQQRDVIGIAETGFGKTAAFVWPMLSYISRLPPSEENEAEGPYTVVMAPTRELAQQIEDETMKFAHYLGIKVVPIVGDQSIEEQRFRIRQGCEVVIAMPGRLLDCLERRYAVFNQCNYVVLDEADRMIDSGFEPQVVGVLDATPSSNLKPENEDEELDEKRIYRTSYMFSAAMPPAVERLARKHLRNPVVVTIGTAGKATDLISKHVIMMKESEKFPRLQKLLDDLGDKTAIVFVNTKKNADTISKNLDKAGYKVTTLHGGRSQEQKEISLDGFRAKRFNVLVATDVAGREIDIPDVANVINYDMPNSIEMYTHCIRRTGRAGKTGLATTFLTLHDTDVFFDHKQMLVQSGSPVPPELAKHEASKFKPGTIPDRPPRRNDTVFAH